One region of Pseudomonas sp. B21-040 genomic DNA includes:
- a CDS encoding nucleobase:cation symporter-2 family protein yields MKTPHVSHQRPEDENLGIGANMAYGLQHVLTMYGGIVAVPLIIGQAAGLSPADIGLLIAASLFAGGLATLLQTLGLPFFGCQLPLVQGVSFSGVATMVAIVSSGGEGGFQSILGAVIAASLIGLLITPVFSRITKFFPPLVTGIVITTIGLTLMPVAARWAMGGNSHAPDFGSVANIGLAAVTLVLVLLLSKIGSATISRLSILLAMVIGTVIAVFLGMADFSSVTQGPMFGFPTPFHFGMPTFHFAAILSMCIVVMVTLVETSADILAVGEIIGTKVDSKRLGNGLRADMLSSMIAPIFGSFTQSAFAQNVGLVAVTGIKSRYVVATGGLFLVILGLLPFMGRVIAAVPTSVLGGAGIVLFGTVAASGIRTLSKVDYRNNVNLIIVATSIGFGMIPIAAPNFYDHFPSWFATIFHSGISSSAIMAIVLNLTFNHLTAGNSDQQSVFAAGTERVLRYQDLAALREGDYFSEGKLHDCDGKEIPVVETDHGHGEPRALHAKSSEHV; encoded by the coding sequence ATGAAAACGCCCCATGTTTCACACCAACGGCCCGAGGATGAAAATCTCGGGATCGGCGCGAATATGGCTTACGGCCTGCAACATGTTCTGACCATGTACGGAGGCATCGTCGCGGTGCCTTTGATCATCGGTCAGGCGGCCGGACTCTCGCCGGCGGACATCGGTTTGTTGATTGCAGCTTCATTGTTTGCGGGGGGCTTGGCGACATTATTGCAAACCCTCGGTTTACCGTTCTTTGGTTGTCAGTTGCCGCTGGTACAGGGCGTGTCGTTCTCGGGTGTCGCGACCATGGTGGCGATAGTCAGCAGTGGCGGGGAGGGCGGATTCCAGTCGATTCTCGGGGCGGTGATTGCCGCGTCGTTGATTGGTTTGCTGATCACGCCGGTGTTTTCGCGCATCACCAAGTTCTTCCCGCCGCTGGTCACGGGTATTGTGATCACGACCATCGGCCTGACGTTGATGCCGGTGGCTGCGCGTTGGGCCATGGGCGGCAATAGTCACGCGCCGGACTTCGGTAGCGTGGCGAACATTGGCCTGGCGGCGGTGACGCTGGTGCTGGTGTTGCTGCTAAGCAAGATCGGTAGCGCGACCATCTCCCGATTGTCGATTCTGCTGGCGATGGTCATCGGCACGGTCATCGCGGTGTTCCTCGGCATGGCGGACTTTTCGTCCGTCACCCAAGGTCCGATGTTCGGCTTCCCGACGCCGTTTCATTTCGGCATGCCGACCTTCCACTTCGCCGCCATCCTGTCGATGTGCATCGTGGTCATGGTGACCTTGGTGGAAACCTCGGCGGACATCCTCGCCGTCGGTGAAATCATTGGCACCAAAGTCGACTCCAAACGCCTGGGCAACGGTCTGCGCGCCGACATGCTGTCGAGCATGATTGCGCCGATCTTCGGTTCGTTCACCCAAAGTGCCTTCGCCCAGAACGTCGGGCTGGTGGCGGTGACCGGGATCAAGAGCCGCTACGTGGTCGCCACGGGTGGTTTGTTCCTGGTGATTCTCGGCTTGCTGCCGTTCATGGGCCGGGTCATCGCCGCTGTGCCGACGTCTGTTCTGGGTGGTGCCGGTATCGTGCTGTTCGGTACGGTGGCGGCCAGTGGTATCCGGACGCTGTCCAAGGTCGATTACCGCAACAACGTCAACCTGATCATCGTCGCTACCTCTATCGGTTTCGGCATGATCCCCATTGCTGCACCAAACTTCTACGACCATTTTCCTAGCTGGTTCGCGACCATCTTCCACTCGGGCATCAGCTCGTCGGCGATCATGGCCATCGTGTTGAACCTGACATTCAACCACCTCACGGCGGGTAACTCGGATCAGCAGTCGGTGTTCGCGGCCGGTACTGAGCGCGTGTTGCGTTATCAGGACCTGGCGGCGTTGCGCGAAGGGGATTATTTCAGCGAAGGCAAACTGCATGACTGCGACGGAAAAGAAATCCCGGTGGTGGAAACCGACCATGGGCATGGAGAGCCGCGAGCGCTGCATGCGAAAAGCAGTGAGCATGTCTGA
- a CDS encoding molybdopterin-dependent oxidoreductase — MKFSFIDNSKPSRRRVLRDAFTLALAASPLASLARAADETKADETAEEVTFAAGPRPLVQYPQKRPLTLVTTRPPHLETPFPVFNEGPITPNDAFFVRYHLANFPTSIDPDSYRLTIKGSVNTPLSLSLAELKALAEPVEVVAVNQCSGNSRGFSMPRVFGAQLGNGSMGNARWVGVPLKAVLEKAGVTADARQVTFRGLDKPVLPSTPEFIKALDISHAMDGEPMIAWSMNGTDLPFLNGYPIRLVVPGYFGTYWVKHLSEIEVVDHTYEGFFMAKGYRLPDNDCFCIAPGTTAAKTLPISKLAVRSFITNVKHGDVLPLKKSVVLKGIAFDGGVGVNKVEISIDGGKVWREAALGQDLGRFSFREWTLPITFTSAGATQLMVRASNSAGETQPLQADWNPAGYRRHVVETSHVTVA; from the coding sequence ATGAAGTTCAGTTTTATAGATAACAGCAAGCCGAGCCGCCGACGCGTTCTGCGCGATGCCTTCACCCTCGCTTTGGCGGCTTCTCCGTTGGCGAGCCTGGCCAGGGCAGCCGACGAAACCAAGGCCGACGAGACCGCCGAAGAAGTGACCTTTGCCGCCGGCCCCCGGCCACTGGTGCAGTATCCGCAAAAACGCCCGTTGACCTTGGTGACCACACGCCCGCCGCACCTTGAAACGCCGTTTCCGGTCTTCAACGAAGGGCCCATCACGCCCAATGACGCGTTTTTCGTGCGTTACCACTTGGCCAATTTCCCTACCAGCATTGATCCAGACAGCTACCGCTTGACGATCAAGGGCTCGGTCAACACGCCGCTGTCACTTTCCCTGGCAGAGCTCAAGGCCCTTGCCGAGCCGGTAGAAGTGGTGGCCGTCAATCAGTGCTCAGGTAACAGCCGCGGCTTCTCGATGCCCCGCGTGTTTGGTGCTCAGTTGGGCAATGGTTCGATGGGGAATGCGCGCTGGGTGGGGGTGCCGCTCAAGGCGGTACTGGAAAAGGCGGGTGTGACAGCCGATGCCAGGCAAGTGACCTTCCGTGGGCTCGATAAGCCCGTGCTGCCAAGTACGCCGGAGTTCATCAAGGCGCTGGACATCAGCCATGCCATGGACGGCGAGCCCATGATTGCCTGGTCGATGAATGGCACCGATCTGCCATTCCTCAACGGTTACCCGATACGTCTGGTCGTACCCGGTTATTTCGGCACCTACTGGGTCAAGCACCTCAGTGAGATTGAAGTCGTCGACCATACCTATGAAGGTTTCTTCATGGCGAAAGGTTACCGCCTGCCGGACAACGATTGCTTCTGCATTGCCCCGGGCACCACAGCGGCAAAAACCCTGCCGATTTCCAAGTTGGCGGTGCGCAGTTTCATCACCAACGTTAAACATGGCGATGTGTTGCCGCTGAAAAAAAGCGTGGTGCTCAAGGGTATTGCGTTCGACGGCGGTGTTGGCGTCAACAAGGTGGAAATCTCGATCGACGGAGGAAAAGTCTGGCGCGAAGCCGCGCTTGGGCAGGACCTTGGCCGTTTCTCCTTCCGTGAGTGGACGCTGCCGATCACCTTTACCAGCGCGGGTGCCACCCAGTTGATGGTGCGAGCCAGTAACAGTGCGGGCGAAACACAGCCGCTGCAGGCCGACTGGAACCCGGCTGGCTACCGCCGCCACGTCGTAGAAACCAGCCACGTGACTGTCGCCTGA
- a CDS encoding efflux transporter outer membrane subunit produces the protein MHPPPRFAVLLCLGMVAGCAVGPDYSKPRVELPEHFSAQTSKARQLGAANDDLAAWWNAFNDPILSQLINRALEQNLDLAQANARIEQARAGLGAANAALLPSATVNGQAARARQSLETPLGQALNSDPSYNRYGSAYEANLNAGWELDVFGGLRRGKEAAFADYQASQAGAIATRLAVVAQTADLYISIRGLQARLEIARQQVDTRQQLLTTIEHLYAKGLAAELQLNQTQGALNQAQATVPVLQAGIDTAMNALDVMLGKAPGTYSAQLTKLAPIPEAPGLSDMGAPADLLRRRPDLIVAERRLAASSARIGEAMSEYYPKLSVAALLGSATSVSSANLFSNGASQASAALGLRWRLFDFGRINAQIDLAKGQEAEALAAYRQSVLRACEDVESAVSARINREQQSTQFAQGESAYAKARATSFAAYEKGVVSLIEVLDADEHLLAASDGRAQAQTESARAAVGTFKALGGGWQRDDSDARVVSKRAETRMFFPDPGISKELQ, from the coding sequence ATGCACCCTCCTCCTCGTTTCGCCGTTTTGCTGTGTTTGGGTATGGTTGCAGGTTGCGCAGTGGGCCCTGACTACTCAAAACCCCGTGTGGAATTGCCCGAGCATTTCTCCGCGCAAACGTCCAAGGCACGACAACTGGGCGCCGCAAATGACGATCTCGCCGCTTGGTGGAACGCATTTAATGACCCAATACTCAGTCAGCTGATAAATCGAGCACTTGAACAGAACCTCGATTTAGCCCAGGCAAACGCAAGGATCGAGCAGGCTCGCGCCGGTTTGGGCGCAGCTAACGCAGCCCTCCTGCCGTCGGCTACCGTCAATGGTCAAGCGGCCCGAGCCCGTCAGTCATTGGAGACGCCGTTGGGCCAAGCGCTGAATTCAGACCCTTCCTATAATCGCTACGGCAGTGCCTATGAGGCGAACTTGAATGCCGGCTGGGAGCTGGATGTGTTTGGCGGGCTGCGCCGAGGTAAAGAAGCCGCCTTCGCCGATTATCAGGCCTCGCAAGCCGGAGCGATTGCCACACGCCTGGCAGTGGTCGCGCAGACAGCCGATCTTTACATCAGCATCCGCGGCCTTCAAGCACGCCTGGAAATTGCCCGGCAGCAAGTAGACACACGACAACAACTGCTCACCACCATCGAACATCTCTACGCAAAAGGCCTGGCGGCTGAACTGCAGTTGAACCAGACCCAAGGCGCGCTGAACCAAGCGCAGGCCACCGTGCCGGTACTGCAAGCAGGCATTGACACGGCAATGAATGCGCTGGATGTCATGTTGGGCAAGGCGCCCGGCACTTACAGCGCGCAGTTGACTAAGCTGGCGCCCATCCCTGAGGCGCCAGGCCTCTCGGACATGGGCGCTCCAGCCGACCTGCTGCGTCGGCGTCCAGACTTGATCGTCGCGGAGCGCCGTCTTGCGGCATCCAGCGCGCGCATCGGCGAAGCCATGTCCGAGTACTACCCCAAACTGTCTGTGGCTGCGCTGCTCGGCAGTGCTACATCGGTATCCAGTGCAAACCTGTTCAGCAACGGCGCCAGTCAGGCTTCGGCGGCACTGGGATTACGCTGGCGGCTGTTCGATTTTGGCCGCATCAACGCCCAGATTGATTTGGCAAAGGGCCAGGAAGCCGAAGCCTTGGCCGCTTACCGCCAGTCCGTTCTGCGGGCCTGCGAAGATGTGGAAAGCGCTGTTTCGGCACGGATCAACCGCGAGCAACAATCGACCCAGTTCGCCCAGGGCGAGTCGGCGTATGCGAAAGCCAGAGCGACATCGTTTGCCGCCTATGAAAAAGGCGTGGTCAGCTTGATCGAAGTGCTGGATGCCGATGAACATCTCCTAGCGGCATCTGATGGCAGAGCCCAGGCACAAACTGAATCGGCTCGCGCTGCAGTGGGCACGTTCAAAGCATTGGGCGGCGGTTGGCAGCGAGATGACTCAGATGCTCGCGTTGTCTCAAAAAGAGCGGAAACACGAATGTTTTTTCCTGATCCAGGGATATCGAAAGAACTCCAATAA
- a CDS encoding BrnA antitoxin family protein, with the protein MKDEYDFSNAKRGAVASSKGKTRITIMLDDAVIEAARSLAENEGFGYQTVINNTLRQSLLSDKGQGAKVDQPSGATAGQLKKGVTATDLKSLEQKLAEALNEIRRVMEPGIRP; encoded by the coding sequence ATGAAAGACGAATACGACTTCAGTAACGCCAAGCGCGGGGCCGTTGCCTCCAGCAAAGGCAAGACCCGCATTACCATCATGCTGGATGATGCCGTCATCGAGGCGGCTCGCTCGCTCGCGGAGAACGAAGGATTTGGTTATCAAACAGTCATCAACAACACGTTGCGCCAGAGCTTGCTCAGCGATAAAGGACAAGGCGCGAAGGTCGATCAACCCAGCGGCGCCACTGCCGGCCAACTCAAAAAAGGCGTAACGGCCACCGACCTCAAGAGCCTCGAACAGAAACTCGCAGAGGCCCTTAACGAAATCCGTCGTGTGATGGAGCCGGGGATTCGGCCATAG
- a CDS encoding c-type cytochrome, producing MKRMKYMMILLCAAQVCLAGWANAAPLSITLPPETAVLKPSALPGYPLAQQKCSICHSADYINFQPPGMTLAQWTAEAGKMQHVYGAPISDQDVSTIGVYLAVTYGSAQTSDADVQAALNPSAGPPPAAPAAKVDAMALLQSNGCLACHSIDQKVVGPAYHAVAAKYAGDPQALVKVASSIQHGGTGKWGNIPMPPFAQISPDNLQTLATFILQQ from the coding sequence ATGAAACGCATGAAATACATGATGATTTTGCTCTGTGCGGCTCAGGTTTGTTTGGCTGGCTGGGCTAACGCAGCGCCACTATCGATCACCTTGCCGCCCGAAACGGCTGTGCTCAAACCCAGTGCGCTGCCTGGCTATCCGTTGGCCCAGCAGAAATGCTCCATCTGCCATTCGGCCGATTACATCAACTTCCAGCCTCCGGGCATGACGCTGGCGCAGTGGACCGCTGAGGCGGGCAAGATGCAGCACGTGTACGGGGCTCCGATCAGCGATCAGGATGTGAGCACTATCGGCGTCTACCTGGCGGTGACCTACGGGAGTGCCCAAACGAGCGATGCCGATGTGCAGGCTGCTTTGAATCCATCCGCGGGGCCGCCCCCGGCGGCGCCAGCAGCAAAAGTCGATGCCATGGCGTTGCTCCAGAGCAACGGTTGCCTGGCTTGCCACTCGATCGATCAAAAAGTCGTAGGGCCGGCCTATCATGCTGTAGCTGCCAAGTACGCCGGTGACCCGCAGGCACTGGTCAAGGTGGCATCCAGCATCCAGCACGGCGGTACCGGCAAATGGGGGAATATCCCGATGCCACCGTTCGCACAGATAAGCCCGGACAATCTGCAAACCCTGGCAACGTTCATACTGCAGCAGTAG
- a CDS encoding TetR/AcrR family transcriptional regulator yields the protein MNQPSVSSPSARGPADHDIRDQIVAAANEHFSQYGYGKTTVSDLAKAIGFSKAYIYKFFESKQAIGEAICTNCLTEIVAAVEQAINVDGISPTERFRRLVKTLIATGVSLFFNDRKLYDIAAFAASERWPCSQVYDAQIKSFVLQIVREGRELGEFERKTPLDETVEAIHLALRPFINPLLLQYNLDFVEEAPSLISNLVLRSLMP from the coding sequence ATGAATCAGCCTTCAGTTTCTTCGCCCAGCGCCCGTGGCCCAGCCGATCACGACATTCGAGACCAGATTGTCGCGGCGGCCAACGAACATTTCAGTCAATACGGTTATGGCAAAACAACGGTTTCTGACCTAGCCAAGGCCATCGGCTTTTCCAAGGCTTACATCTACAAATTCTTTGAATCCAAGCAGGCGATTGGTGAAGCAATCTGTACAAATTGCCTGACTGAAATCGTTGCGGCAGTGGAGCAAGCCATCAATGTAGACGGCATCTCGCCGACTGAACGTTTTCGGCGCCTGGTCAAAACCTTAATCGCTACAGGGGTGAGCCTGTTCTTTAACGACCGTAAACTCTACGACATCGCAGCGTTCGCCGCGTCGGAGCGATGGCCCTGCTCACAAGTCTATGACGCTCAGATCAAGAGCTTCGTGTTGCAAATCGTGCGTGAGGGGCGAGAGCTCGGTGAGTTTGAACGCAAGACTCCGCTGGACGAGACGGTAGAGGCGATTCATCTCGCTCTGCGGCCCTTCATCAATCCTCTGCTATTGCAGTACAACCTCGATTTTGTTGAAGAAGCCCCCTCGCTTATCTCCAATCTTGTTCTGCGCAGCCTGATGCCTTAA
- a CDS encoding BrnT family toxin, with product MKPFDIQYDKAKNAANKLKHSGISLAETEPVFDDERALTLQDHDHDEQRWIIMGQDAKGRLLVVAYTWREPNFVRIISARVATKNERRHYRDA from the coding sequence ATGAAGCCATTCGACATTCAGTATGACAAGGCAAAGAACGCGGCCAACAAACTCAAGCATAGTGGCATCAGCCTGGCGGAAACCGAACCGGTGTTCGATGACGAGCGGGCCCTGACGCTGCAAGACCACGATCACGACGAACAGCGCTGGATCATCATGGGGCAGGATGCCAAAGGTCGTTTACTGGTGGTTGCCTACACGTGGCGCGAACCGAATTTCGTTCGAATTATTTCCGCACGCGTCGCCACCAAAAACGAGCGTCGCCACTACAGGGATGCATGA
- a CDS encoding IS1182 family transposase has translation MAYIQGESRSQTSLFPVSLEELIPEDHLVRVIDLYVAKLDLVQLGFDKALPKSTGRPSYDPADQLKLYLYGYFQRIRSSRRLEAECQRNIEVMWLINRLKPDFKTIADFRKNNKSAFVATCGAFVRFCRMAGLIAGDLVAIDGSKFQAVASSRRHMNLKQLKRQEEKLDKRIAQYLAELDEADRLDAGEVIDRGAIKTALVQLKVRQQDNQSCQALMNSMGLEQFNTHESDARMMRTPKGPRVSYNVQSAVDAKHCLILHHEVTQDGDDRKQLEPMAKAAKEQLEQDALTVTADAGYSNGQQFQACEEAAITVYVPPNRSVNPGGEDFFERKDFIYEAEHDRYQCPAGKWLTLKQRHKGDRIYQADVSDCAACPLKSQCTGAQRRYVSRHAHEEAFERMEQRMLAHPQMMANRRSIVEHPFGNLKQWLFGNARFLLRQLEGARAEMALAVSAYNLKRAISVLGARQLMALMG, from the coding sequence ATGGCTTACATCCAAGGTGAGTCCCGTAGCCAGACCAGTCTGTTCCCGGTCTCGCTGGAAGAACTGATCCCCGAGGATCATCTCGTTCGGGTTATTGACCTGTACGTCGCCAAGCTGGATCTGGTGCAACTGGGCTTTGATAAAGCGCTGCCCAAAAGCACAGGTCGTCCTTCTTATGATCCTGCCGATCAGCTCAAGCTCTACCTCTATGGCTATTTTCAGCGGATTCGCTCATCGCGGCGTCTCGAAGCCGAGTGCCAGCGCAACATCGAAGTGATGTGGCTGATCAACCGGCTTAAGCCCGACTTCAAGACCATCGCCGACTTTCGCAAAAACAACAAATCCGCCTTTGTGGCGACGTGCGGTGCCTTCGTCCGGTTTTGCCGCATGGCCGGTCTGATCGCAGGAGACTTGGTGGCCATCGACGGCAGCAAGTTTCAGGCAGTCGCTTCCTCGCGGCGCCATATGAACCTCAAGCAACTCAAGCGTCAGGAAGAAAAACTGGATAAGCGCATCGCTCAGTATCTGGCCGAACTGGATGAGGCTGACAGGCTCGATGCGGGAGAGGTGATTGATCGCGGCGCGATCAAAACAGCACTGGTGCAGCTTAAAGTTCGCCAGCAGGACAATCAGAGCTGCCAAGCGCTGATGAACTCGATGGGCCTGGAGCAGTTCAACACCCACGAAAGCGATGCCCGAATGATGCGCACGCCCAAGGGGCCGCGTGTGTCCTATAACGTGCAGAGCGCCGTGGATGCCAAGCATTGCCTGATTCTGCATCATGAGGTTACCCAGGATGGCGACGACCGCAAGCAACTCGAACCAATGGCTAAAGCCGCCAAAGAACAGCTGGAACAAGATGCCCTGACCGTGACTGCCGATGCCGGCTACTCCAACGGCCAGCAGTTTCAGGCCTGCGAGGAGGCTGCGATTACCGTTTATGTGCCGCCCAACCGCTCGGTCAATCCTGGTGGTGAGGACTTTTTTGAGCGCAAAGACTTTATCTACGAAGCCGAACACGATCGTTATCAGTGCCCGGCAGGCAAGTGGTTAACGCTCAAACAGCGCCACAAGGGCGATCGGATCTATCAGGCAGATGTCAGCGACTGCGCCGCCTGCCCGCTCAAATCCCAATGCACTGGCGCTCAGCGCCGCTACGTCTCACGCCACGCCCATGAAGAAGCCTTTGAGCGAATGGAGCAACGAATGCTGGCCCATCCGCAGATGATGGCCAACCGAAGATCCATTGTTGAGCACCCCTTCGGCAACCTGAAGCAATGGCTGTTTGGCAATGCTCGCTTCCTGTTGCGTCAACTGGAGGGCGCGAGAGCGGAAATGGCCTTGGCAGTGAGTGCCTACAACCTAAAACGCGCAATTAGTGTGCTCGGGGCCCGCCAATTGATGGCGTTAATGGGCTGA